A stretch of the Microcebus murinus isolate Inina chromosome 6, M.murinus_Inina_mat1.0, whole genome shotgun sequence genome encodes the following:
- the GSC gene encoding homeobox protein goosecoid, which translates to MPANMFSIDNILAARPRCKDSVLPVAPSAAAPVVFPALHGDSLYGAGGGASSDYGAFYPRPVAPGGAGLPAAVGGSRLGYNNYFYGQLHVQAAPVGPACCGAVPPLGAQQCSCVATPPGYEGPGSVLVSPVPHQMLPYMNVGTLSRTELQLLNQLHCRRKRRHRTIFTDEQLEALENLFQETKYPDVGTREQLARKVHLREEKVEVWFKNRRAKWRRQKRSSSEESENAEKWNKASSKASPEKREEEGKSDLDSDS; encoded by the exons ATGCCCGCCAACATGTTCAGCATCGACAACATCCTGGCCGCCCGGCCGCGCTGCAAGGACTCGGTGCTGCCCGTGGCGCCCAGCGCGGCGGCTCCCGTCGTCTTCCCGGCCCTGCACGGGGACTCGCTCTACGGCGCCGGCGGCGGCGCCTCCTCGGACTACGGCGCCTTCTACCCGCGCCCCGTGGCCCCGGGCGGCGCGGGCCTCCCGGCCGCGGTCGGCGGCTCCCGCCTGGGCTACAACAACTACTTCTACGGGCAGCTGCACGTGCAGGCGGCGCCCGTGGGCCCGGCCTGCTGCGGGGCCGTGCCGCCGCTGGGCGCCCAGCAGTGCTCCTGCGTCGCGACACCCCCAG GCTACGAGGGCCCCGGCTCGGTGCTGGTGTCCCCGGTGCCGCACCAGATGCTGCCCTACATGAACGTGGGCACGCTGTCCCGCACCGAGCTGCAGCTCCTCAACCAGCTGCACTGCCGGCGGAAGCGGCGGCACCGCACCATCTTCACCGACGAGCAGCTGGAGGCCCTGGAGAACCTCTTCCAGGAGACCAAGTACCCGGACGTGGGCACGCGCGAGCAGCTGGCCCGGAAAGTGCACCTCCGCGAGGAGAAGGTGGAG GTCTGGTTTAAGAACCGCCGCGCCAAATGGAGGCGGCAGAAGCGATCCTCTTCGGAGGAGTCCGAGAACGCCGAGAAGTGGAACAAGGCATCGTCTAAGGCGTCGCcggagaagagggaagaagaaggTAAAAGCGATTTGGACTCGGACAGCTGA